Below is a window of Chryseobacterium arthrosphaerae DNA.
CAGCTCCTCATGAAATACCGGGTGAAACAAAAACCAAATCGCAGAGATATAGAGGCGGATATTTCTGAATATTAAAAACTTCCGGTCATAAAAATAAATAACCGGAATGACCAAAAAATTATAACAATGAAAAGATTAACTTTAATTGCAGTTGCTGCATTATCCCTTACTGCTTGTCAGAACGATCATTTGGCAGATTCTTCGACTCCTTTCGAAATGAAGCCTACTTCAGCTGAATACCTTACAGCTTCTGCACTTCCTGTAACGAAGGTAAGCGGTCCTATTACTTCCGATACAACATGGAGCGGGGTAATAGAAATTGATGGTACGGTAGCCGTGAAAAACGGAGCAACTCTTACGATTCAGCCCGGAACTTTTATCAAGGCAAAACCTAATGCTATAGGAGAAGGTTCAGGAATCCTTGTTATTACCAAAACAGGTAAGATCAATGCTACAGGAACTGAATCTCAGCCAATTGTTTTTACAAGTTATAGGTTATTGGATGGTGATGATCTTACTACAGCTACTCCTGGAGATTTCGGAGGAGTGATCCTGTTGGGTGATGCACCTACCAATGTACCTGCTACCACTACAATCGAAGGATTAAGCGGTAGTGATTATTATTTCGGAGGAACCAATCCTTCTCACAATGCAGGAACAATGAAATATGTACGTATTGAGTTTGCAGGATACGACTTCGTAGGAGCGAACTCAGGAAACGAAGTGAATGCATTATCATTAGGAGGTGTGGGTAACGGTACTACTTTAGATCATATCCAGGTATCTTACGGTCAGGATGATTCTTTTGAATTCTTCGGAGGAACCGTAAATGCTTCCAACCTGATCTCTTTCGCCGCTGAAGATGATAACTTCGACTTTGATAACGGATATACAGGAACCATTACATGTGCTTTATCTTTAGCAGACTACAGATCAGCTCATACCGTGAGCGGAGGGGATCCTGATTCTAACGGTATCGAACTTGATAACAACGCCGGTGGTACTTCTACATCATTGATTACCAATCCTGTGATCAACAACCTTACCATCATCGGAGCTAAAAACGGATTGGCAGGACAGGGTCTTGCTTATGAAAATGGTATCCACATCAGAAGACACGGAAAATTGACATTGAACAATGCCGTAGTTACAGGATATCCTGTAGGGATTAAAGTGGAAGGAACAGGTTCTGAACTTTCTTCAGCTTCTACACTTAACTCAATTTTTGTACACGGATTCGGAACTTCTGTAACGGGAGCCGGAACTGCCGGAATTCCTGCAGCCAACCTGTTGACAGGTACTCTTGCTTCAGTATGGGGGATGAGCCAGCCGTTCTTCAACGAAGGACCATGGAATGTTTCTCCTAGAAACTGTGGAAACTTCCAGGGAATCTGGACAAAATATGACTTCTCAGTTCAGGAATAAAACCTAAAAAACAGGGAAAGCATTGTGTCTTTCCCTGCTTTTATTCTTCAAAACATCTTAATAATAAGTATTATGAAAAAATTATTTTTATTATCTATTGTATTGGTTTCACAGGCCGCATTTGCACAGGAACTGGTATGGAGCAATTCTTTTGAAACGGCTGATGATCTTCAGGGCTGGACGCTCCATGATCTGAACAACAACGGAAACGGATGGATTCAGGGAAAAAATATCTATCATAACGGAACTGCAATGGCGTACGGAACGTCAGGAACAATCCGACATTCTATCAATCTGGTACCTTCAGGAACTGCCGCTAATTTTGCTACAGAAAACGACTGGATCACCTCTCCGGAGATTGACCTTTCTTCAGCTTCAGGAACTGTTACTTTAGCAGCTTATGTAGGAAGACAGAGAGCAAGTCAGACAGCTGTTGCCAGAGACCTTTATATCTACGTAAGCACTCCTCAGAAACCTGTTCCTTCCTTGGCAGATTTCCAGGCACTTGCAGTAGATGCGAACGGGAATGACCTTCCTAATCCCTATAAAATCAAAGGTGGATATACTGAAAATCCTTTTCCTGCAGATCTTACCCAGTTTGTGGAAAGTCTTGTAGATCTGTCTGCTTTTGCAGGAAAGAAAATCTACATCGGGATCTGGTCCAACAGAAAATCAGCCGGAAGCAATATTCAGAATATCAATATTGATGAAATGGCTATTTATGCTTCATCAGTTACCTTAAGCACAAAGGATGTAAAAAAGAACGAAATTGTTACTAAAATAGCAGAAAACCCTGCGAAAGATTTCCTGCGCCTGAAACTGAATCCGGCATTGAAAGAAAACAAGACCACGATAGTTATTTATAACAGGGCAGGGCAGAAAGTTATTACTGTTCCCTATTCCGGAGCAATCCATATTGCAGGTTTACCTGAAGGGGTATACACAGCGGAAGTTACGGATGGAAAAACTACAGAACACCTGAATTTTATTAAAAGATAAATAGTCTTCCCTTCAAAACTGATTTTTAGAAATACATGAAATTTTATATACAATAATGGGTAGCTGTTGAGTAAAGCTATCCAGAACATATCCAACTAGTTTTTTTATAATTATATATTGCCCTGCACAATGGGCGGGGCAATATTTTTTAAGTTAAAATAAAATAAAAGATGAATAAGATCTTTGTACTTCTGTTATTGACCCTGCTATTTTCCTGCACAGATAATACCGTGATGGAAAGATATGATGCTGTTCAGAAACCGGGTGAAGTAACCATTAAA
It encodes the following:
- a CDS encoding T9SS-dependent choice-of-anchor J family protein, whose product is MKKLFLLSIVLVSQAAFAQELVWSNSFETADDLQGWTLHDLNNNGNGWIQGKNIYHNGTAMAYGTSGTIRHSINLVPSGTAANFATENDWITSPEIDLSSASGTVTLAAYVGRQRASQTAVARDLYIYVSTPQKPVPSLADFQALAVDANGNDLPNPYKIKGGYTENPFPADLTQFVESLVDLSAFAGKKIYIGIWSNRKSAGSNIQNINIDEMAIYASSVTLSTKDVKKNEIVTKIAENPAKDFLRLKLNPALKENKTTIVIYNRAGQKVITVPYSGAIHIAGLPEGVYTAEVTDGKTTEHLNFIKR